ACAGCTTCAGGATTGAACTGTCCTCTCTCAATAAATGAATAGATAATCTCACCATTTATTCCTTCGTCTAAATCTGTGGCACTTACTGTCAGTACAAACGTCTGAAACGGGGCGTTTTCAATGACCTGGGCCTTATAGAGAGATTGACTAAATACCGGAGCATTATCGTTTATATCCATAACATAAACCACTATTTTTAATGTCCCAGATCGGGCAGGTTTTCCTCCATCCACAGCAATTAAAGTCAGGTGAATAACTGACTGTTTCTCCCTATCTAAAGATTTCTGTAGCACTAACTCCGCAGACTCACTGTGCTGTCCACCGCTCTGTACGTCTAGTGAGAAATACTCATTCGGACTCAGCTTGTAGCTTTTTACCGAATTACTCCCCCTGTCTGCGTCGTTCGCCACTGGAAGTAGATACCTCTCTCCAGTAAATGAGGATTCAGAAATATTGAAAGTCTTCTCCTTTTCACGGAAAGATGGTGCATTGTCGTTTATATCAATAATCTGGATCTCTATGCGATGCAGATGCGTCGGGTGGCTCAGAATGGCTTCAATATTCAGGGAACATTTTGCCGTATTTGGACACAGCTCTTCACGATCAATCCTATCGCAAACGAACAAAGCACCGGTTTTTAAATCCACGTCAAAATATGTCTTAGAATTCCCAGCGACAATTCGTAAGTCCCGTTTTCCCAGTTCCGGGACATTAATCTGTAATTCCTTAGCGAGATTTCCCACCACCGTCCCTTTGTCAACCTCCTCGGAAACGGAGAAGGAAAGCTGCGCTGTCGACCCgtcacacaaacaaagcagagcTATTATTTGTATCCCAACCGTCACCGTTAGTCCTCCACGTCCCATCGCTGACACAGAACGAAAGAAATAGTCATTTTCGAACATGTCCACAGTTTAGGTGCTCGACAGGCGAAGCCGTCTCTGCCTTGTGaccatttgtgtattttctaaCAAAGCAGAGGCGGACCACTGACGGTGCGCACGCAAAGGCGGAGTCAGGGAGGAGTTGGAGCCACATGGTTATATATGGTCTCCGAGCGACACCAACTGTTATGTTTGTGCCTATGACAATAGCatgtacattttaataatatccTGTCTTCTGTAGAAATTGAGggaatacaaaatattttaaaatgtatataaatccACGTGTACAAAACTACTGCttaaataatcaattaatttcAATATTACCAGGGAGAAACATATGAAAGATGAGTAACATAGTCTGTTATTAAAGTTTAAATTACAAAGAAGCGAGGCAGACTTTGTTCATGCACGCAAAAAGAACTTCTAGATTTCAGCACCTTGGACAGCGTCATAGCTGTCACTATAGGGAAACTCACTCGACCAACGACTTCTGCTTCAAATGCCAGTACACAGCAGCCACACTGAATAATATCCCACATCTACTCTTCACCATTCACTCTCATACTAGTGATTTACTTTCATGGGGAGAAATCTGTAACcaaattcattatttacatttgcaGCCCCCCAAACACCACTTTGTGTTCAGTtgctttcacactcacacatgaacaatatCACGAAAAATCAGCAAATTATGTAAATGTCCCAGATCTGACCCCAAAGTGAGTCTGTCAAAGGAGCTCTGACAGGCGCCCGTGATATCAGTACCACTGGCAGCGCTGATGCCCAAAGCAGACATCGAAGGACAGAAAagaagcaacagaaacaaataacaCAACCAAACGGAGCCGATAATGTTGAAACAAATGTTGTAATTTGTCATATCGCTGGAAACCGCACATCTTAGCATACTTATTAGGGTTTGTTTTAAGTGTAACTTAAGCAAATGTAACTTTTATTGGAAAACTCAACTCACCTTCTCTTTGTTTGGTAAAGTCTGAGTCCTGTTATAAGTGTCTCCTCCGTTTATACTGATCAGCTCCGCATCTACAGGCGGAAACGGTCCGGGAAAAACCACTACGTCACTCTTGAGCGtgtctgagctgaagcagaCGTCATACTGCTGAGTAGCTTTAGAGTAAGACCAGCTCCCGTCAGGGTGGGTGGTGATCATTGGGGCGCTGTACCTGCTGAAACTGCTGTCTGTTCTGTGGCATTTCACAGCTATTAAAGTGATGAGGCTCAGCAGAAAGATGACTGACACCGACACGATGCCGATCAGCAGATACAGGTTTAAATTAGAGAAGCCATCGTCCTTTGTGGGCACATGTCTGAACTGAGTCTGGATGTCAGCTGTGCTCTCAACCACCACCACATCTATAGACACAGTAGCTGACAGGGAGGGTTCTCCGTTATCAGAAACCAGCACCACCAAGGGGTGAGTTTTCAGGTCATTGTCACTCATTCTCCTCTTAGTCCAGATTTCCCCGGTGCTGGTTCCGATCCGGAAGAGGTTGTTTCCTTTGGGCTCAGAGAGGTGATAAGAAAGCAGCGCGTTGTATCCAGAGTCTGCGTCTACAGCCCTGATCTTTGCCACAAAGTATCCCGCTTCAGCAGAATAGGGGATGCTCTCACTGTTAACGGAGCTGTGCTCAGAATATGGAGAAAGAACCGCAGGACTGTTGTCATTCTCATCCAGGATAAAAACGTTCACAGTCACGTTGCTGCTGAGCGGAGGAACACCAGAGTCTGTGGCCTGAACTTTAAACTGAAACGTTTTTAACTCCTCGAAGTTAAAAGATTGCAGACTGATTATATCTCCTGTCTCTGAGTTGATGTTTACAGCAGACGTTATGGGAATATTTTTTGAATCACCACCAAATGAGTATGTTACTCTAGCGTTTTCTTTTATATCAGGATCGACCGCAGTTATTGTATAGATACGAGCTCCAACTGGACTGTTTTCTTTCACATAAATATTAATGACAGGGTCAAGGAAACGAGGAGCGTTGTCGTTGACATCAGAGACGTGAACGGTGATAACGCTGCTGGTGGTGAGAGGCGGGGTTCCTTCGTCATTCGCAGTAATTGTAACATTGTACGATGAGCATTCTTCTCTGTTGAGCGGCCCGTCAACAACTAAAGAGTAGTAATTTTTGTAGTTAGATCGCAGCTTAAACGGCGTTGAACCGATCAATTTGCAGGCGGTGTGGCCGTTTTTCCCCCCATCTTTATCCGTCACCGTCACTAACGCGACGACGCTTCCTATATCTGCATCTTCTTTCACGGGGTTCATGAGTGACGTCACTACAATTTCTGGGGCATTGTCATTCACATCGAccacctccaccagcagcttccCATTTGCCCTCCGAGGCGATGAACCTCTGTCTGTTGCCTGAACATGAATTTCATAAGCCGACTGTGCTTCGTAATCCAAATTACCCGTAACTGTTATCTCGCCAGTTTCTGCATTGataaaaaacacatctgcaggaTTGAAGTTTGCACGCTTGACGAAAGAGTACATCACCCTCCCGTGGTCTCCCTCATCTAAATCTGTGGCATTCAGCTGAATTACTAATGATCCAGTTGGAGCGTTTTCATTTACGCGTGCCTTGTAAAGCGTTTTGCTGAACGACGGTGTGTTATCATTGACGTCGAGGACATTTACATGTATCTGTACACTTCCACTTTTCGGAGGTTTGCCCCCGTCTACAGCGGTCAGTGTTAGTGGGACAACAGCTTGTCTTTCTCGATCCAAAGCTTTTACCAGCACTAGCTCAGCGGACACACTGTGTTCTCCGCTGCTCTGCACGTCTAGGGAGAAATATTCATTTGGGCTCAGCTTGTAGGTTTTCACTGAATTGCTGCCTGTGTCTGCATCAAGAGCCAGAGGAAGCAAGAAGTGTTCGCCCGTCGGTGAAGATTCAGATATATTTAGTGTATGTGACCTCTCCACGAATGAAGGTGCGTTGTCATTTAAATCAACAATTACCATTTCAATGCGGTGCAGAACCATGGGATTGTTCAGTATGGCCTCGAAGTTCAGTATGCATTTTATCGTGTTTGGACAAAGCTCCTCCCGATCTATTCGCTCATTAACATAAACATCCCCCGTCTTAACATTTGCCTCAAAATATTTCTTACTGTACCCGGAAACCATATTCAGGCTCCTTGTTTGCAAGTCTCGAACATTGACATTTAAATCCTTTGCGAGATTCCCCACCACGGTTCCTTTGTCCGCCTCCTCGGAAACAGAGTACAATATCTGAGCAGTACACCGGTCagataaaaacaggatgaaCAGCCAACAGATattttcctttctcctccagACGCCCATCGCTGCTTTCAAAGGCATCGTCCCgattcaaaatgtattcatcCGCAAAAGGCAACTCGATCTCCCAGCAATTTAAATCCCATCCGCTCCAGTCCTCTGCTTTTCATCGCTATCTGCTCACAAAGCACTCGTGGTCTGCCGAGCTTCacaagaaaaaggaggagaccGAAAACACCGAGCTCATAAAAAACATGTGGTCACGAGCGACCCCACGCGGTAAAACTTGAGTATGAAACTAGTATGAAAATATTGAGCAGCATAACCTCTttttcacacattaaaacaccaGTTATATACTgtttctaaagtttgaaatagATAAAGCACACTTTAAACAATTTTCTTCTCAAAAGAAAAGTATCACAACAAATAATtccagataaactacagcaaaAGACAGTGATCTAGATGATGAGAATATAAAGCTAGTACGGAGCCAAAGGCATGGATATATTCTGAGCTCAGCATTGTTGACTTGTTTGTTGAAGACTAGTCTTCTCCATTTAAATCAACAATGCTATGACAATCTATTGTTTGAAGCCTGTTCAGCATCTAATAAACCAATTTTACAACAATGTCacttcaaaaaaacaaataaccaTTAACATTATTGACAGCCTATGCAATAGTGATCAAATAATACAACCACCACTACAACAACTGTGAGGCATCTAAGACCCAGAAGACAGCAATGTgttttcagcaccatggagagtGTCCCACTGCAGGAATCAGATCCCTTACAAAGTCTTGTTCACTCTTTAAACACAATTggctttctgtatttttctattttagtgAAATAAGACTTTGCATATGGACGGAAATCACTCTCTGCTACATTATGTAATGTTTAAGTCTTTTGCATCAGAGTGTGCAAAGATTATTTGGGTAAAGAAAGACGGTAGAAATTTGATTTGACATTCAGACAAGGAATTTGACCTTCAGTGAAGATCTCAACTCACCTTATCTTTATTAGGTAAAGTCTGAGTCCTGGTATAAGTGTCTCCTCCGTTTATACTGATTAGTTCAGCATCTCCAGGCGGAAACGGTCCAGGGAAAACCACTACGTCACTCTTGAGCGtgtctgagctgaagcagaCGTCATACTGCTGAGTAGCTTTAGAGTAAGACCAGCTCCCGTCAGGGTGGGTGGTGATCATTGGGGCGCTGTACCTGCTGAAACTGCTGTCTGTCCTGTGGCATTTGACAGCTATTAAAGTGATGAGGCTCAGCAGAAAGATGACTGACACCGACACGATGCCGATCAGCAGATACAGGTTTAAATCAGAGAAGCCATCGTCCTTTGTGGGCACGTGTCTGAACTGAGTCTGGATGTCAGCTGTGCTCTCAACCACCACCACATCTATAGACACAGTAGCTGACAGGGAGGGTTCTCCGTTATCAGAAACCAGCACCACCAAGGGGTGAGTTTTCAGGTCATTGTCACTCATTCTCCTCTTAGTCCTGATTTCCCCGGTGCTGGTTCCGATCCGGAAGAGGTTGTTTCCTTTGGGCTCAGAGAGGTGATAAGAAAGCAGCGCGTTGTATCCAGAGTCTGCGTCTACAGCCCTGATCTTTGCCACAAAGTATCCCGCTTCAGCAGAATAGGGGATGCTCTCACTGTTAATGGAGCCGTGCTCAGAATATGGAGAAAGAACCGCAGGACTGTTGTCATTCTCATCCAGGATAAAAACGTTCACAGTCACGTTACTGCTGAGCGGAGGAACACCAGAGTCTGTGGCCTGAACTTTAAACTGAACTGTCTTTAGCTCCTCGAAGTTAAAAGACTGCAGACTGATTATATCTCCTGTCTCTGAGTTGATGTTAACAATAGATGAAATTGGAATATTTTTTGGAGAATTATCTAACAACGTGTAAGTCAGCTTTGCATTATTGTCCAAATCAGGATCAGAAGCATTTATCGTATAAATAATGGATCCTGTTGGACTGTTTTCTTTCACATAAACATTAATCACAGGCTCCATGAAACGAGGTGCGTTGTCATTgacatcagaaacatgaacagtaatGACCCTGATGCTGGACAGAGTTGGAATTCCTTCATCTGCAGCTGTAATGGTGACATTGTAAAGAGAAGTGTTTTCTCTGTCCAATGGTCCATCTACTACTAATGAAAAGTCATTTTTGTAGTTGGACTTGAGTTTAAACGGAACAGACCCCTCTACCTTACAGTTAACGACACCATtgtttcctccatctttatcaCTCACGGTAAGAAAAGCAACTATTGTTCCCAGCTCTGCGTCTTCTTTTACAGGCGTCATCAGTGACGTCACTGATATGGCTGGGGCATTATCATTCACATCAATTATCTCTATCAATAATTTAGCATGTGCGCTACGAGGAGAGGTGCCTTGATCCGTCGCTTGAACTCTGACCTCATAAGCAGGAGTCTCTTCATAATTTAATGTTCCCTTCACAGTAATTTCTCCAGTTTCTGAATTTAGATCAAAAATATTTGATGGATCAATATTACCTCGTTTGACCAAAGAATACAGGATCTTACTGTTCATGCCCTCGTCTGCATCGGTTGCATTTAACTTAATAACAAGTGAACCGGGAGAAGCGTTTTCTTTGACACGCACCTTGTAAAGAGATTTACTGAAAGTTGGTGTATTGTCGTTAACATCAATCACGTTAACAATTAACTGCAAAGTTCCTGATCGGGGCGGTTTTCCTCCATCTACAGCGGTCAGGACAAGTTTAATTACCGACTGTTTCTCTCGATCTAAAGCTTTCTGCAGCACTAACTCAGCGGACACACCGTGTTCTCCACCGCTTTGCACATCAAGAgagaaatgttcattttgacTCAGCTTGTACGTCTTTACCGTGTTGCTGCCTATGTCCGCATCTACTGCGACCGGGAGGAGAAAGCGTTCTCCCGGTGACAGTGATTCAGAAATGTGAAGTGAATGCGTTTGTTCAATAAAAGAAGGCGAGTTATCATTTACATCAAGAATATTGACTTCAATGCGGTGTATATTCATTGGATTGTTTAAAGCAGCTTGTATCTTGATTGAACATTTCACCACATTAGGACAAAGCTCTTCTCGGTCTATTCTCTCGTCGACAAAGAGGTTTCCGGTCCGTAAATTCACCTCAAAATATTTCTTACTGTAACTCGAAACAACACGCAGATCTCTGGCCTCCAGTTCCTGCAGGTTGATGTTTAAATCCTTTGCAATATTCCCCACTACGGTGCCTTTGTTCACCTCCTCGGAAATCGAATAGGACAACTGCGAGGCAGACCAGTCACAAAGACAAAGCAGCGCAACGACATGAATCCAGGCGAATCCCTTTTTTCGTCGCACATACATCgttgatgcagaaaaataatctAATCCAGTAGATCATGTATTCACTGTCCAGGCATTTCCATCCAAAGCTGTGTTATTCTGTTATATCTCCTTCCCTTGTTGCCCCAACACGACCGTGTGTCTAATAAACTGTTGGCCGATGACGATTTTATTTCACCGTGCACAGAGGAGGAGTTTTATTCACACGGAAACATTCATATCCATGGTCTCCAGCGACATCATGTGGCAAATTATAGATATATAGTCATCAGAACAGTAAAGACATTTGCAATAATATTTTGAACACAATAAACCATTATGAGTTAATTATGCTCTAAATCCcaaaacaattattaaaaatgtatcacacataccaactttaaaataaacatgttgctCATGATGGGCATTGAAATAGTCCAGTGAAATTCTGGacgataaaaaaaataatgtgtcCGGGGGTGGAGTCGGACGAAAAACAGTGCATTCCCTCTTACTGTTAACACGAATCACTTTTAAAGATGTATAAACAAACAATTCGGATACTAAAAGGTAAAGTTATTTAATCCAAGAACGTCATTTTAAAGAAAGACGGCGCACAGACCACATTTGAAACGCTTCCTTCAGCACCACGGAGAGCGCCGTTTTATCACATCTCGCTAATAAACTCAGGAAATGTTTTCCGAaagtgttaaaatgtttttcagggAAAGAGAAACGAAACCATTGACTGCAAATTCAGCACCATGACAAGCACCGTCTCAACATATTTTAAGAATTGCTTGTTCAAGTTAACTTACAACGATGTGCGTTTAAACAGCGCTATGATTTAAATTTATCCGATTCCAGAGGTTTTCAAAcgactttttttttactgtgccacattgtaaaataaagagagaaacaaagaactTGGCCCTATCAATCATTTGGATGCATATTTGGCCTGTAGATTCATTCTTATATACTTTCCTGCATAACAAACAATGCGATTATCTCTGTCAAAGCAATTGCATTTTTCAGGCATTCACTGCAATGTATAACTCACCTTTTCTTTGTTAGGTAAAGTCTGAGTCCTGTTATAAGTGTCTCCTCCGTTAATACTGATCAGCTCCCCATCTACAGGCGGAAACGGTCCGGGGAAAACCACTACGTCACTCTTGAGCGtgtctgagctgaagcagaCATCATACTGCTGAGTAGCTTTAGAGTAAGACCAGCTCCCGTCAGGGTGGGTGGTGATCATTGGGGCGCTGTACctgctgaagctgctgtctGTCCTGTGGCATTTCACAGCAATTAAAGTGATGAGGCTCAGCAGAAAGATGACTGACACCGACACGATGCCGATCAGCAGATACAGGTTTAAATCAGAGAAGCCATCGTCCTTTGTGGGCACATGTCTGAACTGAGTCTGGATGTCAGCTGTGCTCTCAACCACCACCACATCTATAGACACAGTAGCTGACAGGGAGGGTTCTCCGTTATCAGAAACCAGCACCACCAAGGGGTGAGTTTTCAGGTCATTGTCACTCATTCTCCTCTTAGTCCTGATTTCCCCGGTGCTGGTTCCGATCCGGAAGAGGTTGTTTCCTTTGGGCTCAGAGAGGTGATAAGAAAGCAGCGCGTTGTATCCAGAGTCTGCGTCTACAGCCCTGATCTTTGCCACAAAGTATCCCGCTTCAGCAGAATAGGGGATGCTCTCACTGTTAACAGAGCCGTGCTCAGAATATGGAGAAAGAACCGCAGGACTGTTGTCATTCTCATCCAGGATAAAAACGTTCACAGTCACGTTGCTGCTGAGCGGAGGAACACCAGAGTCTGTGGCCTGAACTTTAAACTGAAACGTTTTTAACTCCTCAAAGTTAAAAGACTGCAGACTGATTATATCTCCTGTCTCTGAGTTGATGTTAACAATAGATGAAATTGGAATATTTTTTGGAGAATTGTCTAACAACCTGTAAGTCAGCTTTGCATTACTGTCCAAATCAGGATCAGAGGCATTTATTGTATAAATAATGGATCCTGTTGGACTGTTTTCTTTCACATAAACATTAATCACAGGCTCCATGAAACGAGGTGCGTTGTCATTgacatcagaaacatgaacagtaatGACCCTGATGCTGGACAGAGGTGGAATTCCTTCATCTGCAGCTGTAATGGTGACATTGTAAAGAGAAGTGTTTTCTCTGTCCAATGGTCCATCTACTACTAATGAAAAGTCATTTTTGTAGTTGGACTTGAGTTTAAACGGAACAGACCCCTCTACCTTACAGTTAACGACACCATtgtttcctccatctttatcaCTCACTGTGAGAAAAGCAACTATTGTCCCCAACTCTGCGTCTTCTTTTACAGGCGTCATCAGTGACGTCACTGATATGGCTGGGGCATTGTCATTCACATCAA
This window of the Paralichthys olivaceus isolate ysfri-2021 chromosome 9, ASM2471397v2, whole genome shotgun sequence genome carries:
- the LOC109642908 gene encoding protocadherin alpha-3-like isoform X26 — translated: MPLKAAMGVWRRKENICWLFILFLSDRCTAQILYSVSEEADKGTVVGNLAKDLNVNVRDLQTRSLNMVSGYSKKYFEANVKTGDVYVNERIDREELCPNTIKCILNFEAILNNPMVLHRIEMVIVDLNDNAPSFVERSHTLNISESSPTGEHFLLPLALDADTGSNSVKTYKLSPNEYFSLDVQSSGEHSVSAELVLVKALDRERQAVVPLTLTAVDGGKPPKSGSVQIHVNVLDVNDNTPSFSKTLYKARVNENAPTGSLVIQLNATDLDEGDHGRVMYSFVKRANFNPADVFFINAETGEITVTGNLDYEAQSAYEIHVQATDRGSSPRRANGKLLVEVVDVNDNAPEIVVTSLMNPVKEDADIGSVVALVTVTDKDGGKNGHTACKLIGSTPFKLRSNYKNYYSLVVDGPLNREECSSYNVTITANDEGTPPLTTSSVITVHVSDVNDNAPRFLDPVINIYVKENSPVGARIYTITAVDPDIKENARVTYSFGGDSKNIPITSAVNINSETGDIISLQSFNFEELKTFQFKVQATDSGVPPLSSNVTVNVFILDENDNSPAVLSPYSEHSSVNSESIPYSAEAGYFVAKIRAVDADSGYNALLSYHLSEPKGNNLFRIGTSTGEIWTKRRMSDNDLKTHPLVVLVSDNGEPSLSATVSIDVVVVESTADIQTQFRHVPTKDDGFSNLNLYLLIGIVSVSVIFLLSLITLIAVKCHRTDSSFSRYSAPMITTHPDGSWSYSKATQQYDVCFSSDTLKSDVVVFPGPFPPVDAELISINGGDTYNRTQTLPNKEKPKAPNADWRYSASLRAGGVMQSSVHMEESSVMQGAQGVLVQNWPTASSAADAEGGEVSPPMGAGVDSNSWHFRYGPGGPGAPPQHLKPGEVPPEAFIIPGSPAIISIRQNQGGEDDKSDFITFGKKEEAKKKKKKKKEKKDKKDKGKDDDE
- the LOC109642908 gene encoding protocadherin alpha-3-like isoform X5, with protein sequence MPLKAAMGVWRRKENICWLFILFLSDRCTAQILYSVSEEADKGTVVGNLAKDLNVNVRDLQTRSLNMVSGYSKKYFEANVKTGDVYVNERIDREELCPNTIKCILNFEAILNNPMVLHRIEMVIVDLNDNAPSFVERSHTLNISESSPTGEHFLLPLALDADTGSNSVKTYKLSPNEYFSLDVQSSGEHSVSAELVLVKALDRERQAVVPLTLTAVDGGKPPKSGSVQIHVNVLDVNDNTPSFSKTLYKARVNENAPTGSLVIQLNATDLDEGDHGRVMYSFVKRANFNPADVFFINAETGEITVTGNLDYEAQSAYEIHVQATDRGSSPRRANGKLLVEVVDVNDNAPEIVVTSLMNPVKEDADIGSVVALVTVTDKDGGKNGHTACKLIGSTPFKLRSNYKNYYSLVVDGPLNREECSSYNVTITANDEGTPPLTTSSVITVHVSDVNDNAPRFLDPVINIYVKENSPVGARIYTITAVDPDIKENARVTYSFGGDSKNIPITSAVNINSETGDIISLQSFNFEELKTFQFKVQATDSGVPPLSSNVTVNVFILDENDNSPAVLSPYSEHSSVNSESIPYSAEAGYFVAKIRAVDADSGYNALLSYHLSEPKGNNLFRIGTSTGEIWTKRRMSDNDLKTHPLVVLVSDNGEPSLSATVSIDVVVVESTADIQTQFRHVPTKDDGFSNLNLYLLIGIVSVSVIFLLSLITLIAVKCHRTDSSFSRYSAPMITTHPDGSWSYSKATQQYDVCFSSDTLKSDVVVFPGPFPPVDAELISINGGDTYNRTQTLPNKEKPKAPNADWRYSASLRAGGVMQSSVHMEESSVMQGAQGVLVQNWPTASSAAARYVTLHCASAQLTDGLARQDAEGGEVSPPMGAGVDSNSWHFRYGPGGPGAPPQHLKPGEVPPEAFIIPGSPAIISIRQNQGGEDDKSDFITFGKKEEAKKKKKKKKEKKDKKDKGKDDDE
- the LOC109642908 gene encoding protocadherin alpha-2-like isoform X12; the protein is MYVRRKKGFAWIHVVALLCLCDWSASQLSYSISEEVNKGTVVGNIAKDLNINLQELEARDLRVVSSYSKKYFEVNLRTGNLFVDERIDREELCPNVVKCSIKIQAALNNPMNIHRIEVNILDVNDNSPSFIEQTHSLHISESLSPGERFLLPVAVDADIGSNTVKTYKLSQNEHFSLDVQSGGEHGVSAELVLQKALDREKQSVIKLVLTAVDGGKPPRSGTLQLIVNVIDVNDNTPTFSKSLYKVRVKENASPGSLVIKLNATDADEGMNSKILYSLVKRGNIDPSNIFDLNSETGEITVKGTLNYEETPAYEVRVQATDQGTSPRSAHAKLLIEIIDVNDNAPAISVTSLMTPVKEDAELGTIVAFLTVSDKDGGNNGVVNCKVEGSVPFKLKSNYKNDFSLVVDGPLDRENTSLYNVTITAADEGIPTLSSIRVITVHVSDVNDNAPRFMEPVINVYVKENSPTGSIIYTINASDPDLDNNAKLTYTLLDNSPKNIPISSIVNINSETGDIISLQSFNFEELKTVQFKVQATDSGVPPLSSNVTVNVFILDENDNSPAVLSPYSEHGSINSESIPYSAEAGYFVAKIRAVDADSGYNALLSYHLSEPKGNNLFRIGTSTGEIRTKRRMSDNDLKTHPLVVLVSDNGEPSLSATVSIDVVVVESTADIQTQFRHVPTKDDGFSDLNLYLLIGIVSVSVIFLLSLITLIAVKCHRTDSSFSRYSAPMITTHPDGSWSYSKATQQYDVCFSSDTLKSDVVVFPGPFPPGDAELISINGGDTYTRTQTLPNKDKPKAPNADWRYSASLRAGGVMQSSVHMEESSVMQGAQGVLVQNWPTASSAAARYVTLHCASAQLTDGLARQDAEGGEVSPPMGAGVDSNSWHFRYGPGGPGAPPQHLKPGEVPPEAFIIPGSPAIISIRQNQGGEDDKSDFITFGKKEEAKKKKKKKKEKKDKKDKGKDDDE